In the Parasteatoda tepidariorum isolate YZ-2023 chromosome 3, CAS_Ptep_4.0, whole genome shotgun sequence genome, one interval contains:
- the LOC107443025 gene encoding cationic amino acid transporter 4-like, with protein sequence MAASTETGVHLNSRRMSTKFKSFSARLTRKKYTDTNVLETNLRRCLNTADITLLAVGHMVGSGVYVLTATVSKNIAGPAIILAFLLSGFASFLAALCYAELGVRYPRSGSAYSYTYLALGELWAFLVGWNVALEHVIGAAATARSCSAYIDSLTGGRIKNGTITFIGEINQPYMAEYLDFLALGILTLFVIYLSFGVRMTSHLNNVFTYVNLCVILIIIGVGAYFADTANWTNPERGGFLPYGFSGVLAAAASCFYAYVGFDAIASSGEEVKNPQKSIPKATMFSMAIATIAYVGVSTVLTLMVNYKDIVEDSGLPEALAYHGAHWAKIVVIVGAVSGMATAIIGSLFALTRVTYVMADDGLLFAFCANVNSKTKIPLTAMYIFSSLSGILTLVFDISILVEMLSIGTLFAYLVVSASVIVLRYKPAAELKTNWQELSPIGGDKSKEIQVVEAVDPAGQLKSQFRKLQAFIDWHPGKLVLMCLTSYVVFTFLLCGFVRVCYVSIIEGAWWSICIVVILLCGFAISFILIMLHEQSSLHINYKVPLVPLIPALSIFFNVLLLVNLQAATWLRLLVWVIVGLSIYFAYGISHSKLNATSSTSKLNASQPTISELIK encoded by the exons ATGGCTGCCTCAACCGAAACTG GTGTGCACTTGAACTCTAGAAGAATGTCCaccaaatttaaaagtttttcagcccgacttactagaaaaaaatatactgacaCAAATGTCTTAGAAACTAATTTACGCCGATGTCTCAACACAGCAGATATCACTCTTCTAGCCGTTGGTCACATGGTTGGATCTGGTGTCTATGTTCTAACTGCAACTGTGTCCAAAAATATTGCAGGTCCGGCGATAATCTTAGCTTTCTTGCTCAGTggatttgcttcatttttagcTGCTTTGTGTTACGCTGAACTTGGAGTTAGATATCCAAGATCTGGATCTGCATATTCATATACGTATTTAGCCCTTGGAGAACTATGGGCTTTTCTAGTCGGTTGGAATGTAGCACTGGAACATGTCATAGGTGCAGCTGCTACAGCTAGATCATGCAGTGCTTACATAGACTCTTTAACTGGAGGTCGAATCAAAAATGGAACAATAACATTTATTGGTGAAATCAACCAACCATATATGGCAGAATACTTAGATTTCCTAGCATTaggaattttaactttatttgtgatatattTGTCATTTGGGGTTAGAATGACTTCACATTTAAATAACGTGTTCACATACGTAAACTTATGTGTTATACTTATTATAATCGGTGTAGGAGCATACTTTGCTGATACGGCGAATTGGACTAATCCAGAAAGAGGAGGATTCCTGCCGTATGGTTTTTCGGGAGTTCTTGCTGCAGCTGCTTCATGCTTCTATGCTTACGTGGGATTTGATGCAATCGCCTCATCGGGGGAGGAAGTAAAAAATCCACAGAAATCTATACCCAAAGCAACTATGTTTTCAATGGCTATTGCTACTATTGCTTACGTTGGAGTATCTACTGTATTAACTCTGATGGTTAACTACAAGGATATTGTCGAAGACTCTGGATTACCGGAAGCTTTAGCTTATCATGGCGCACATTGGGCAAAAATAGTAGTGATTGTAGGAGCTGTTAGTGGTATGGCTACTGCAATAATTGGAAGCCTCTTTGCCCTAACCAGAGTAACATATGTTATGGCAGATGATGGacttttgtttgctttttgtgCAAATGTTAACTCGAAAACCAAAATCCCCTTAACAGCAATGTATATTTTCTCTTCCCTGTCCGGCATCCTTACATTAGTTTTTGACATCAGTATTTTAGTAGAAATGCTTTCGATTGGAACCTTGTTTGCTTACTTAGTTGTTAGTGCTTCAGTCATAGTCCTTAGATACAAACCAGCCGCTGAACTAAAGACAAATTGGCAAGAACTCAGCCCAATTGGAGGTGataaaagcaaagaaatacAGGTGGTAGAGGCTGTAGATCCTGCAGGACAATTAAAAAGCCAGTTCAGAAAACTACAGGCTTTCATTGACTGGCACCCGGGGAAGCTTGTTCTTATGTGCTTGACAAGCTATGTAGTGTTCACATTTCTGCTGTGTGGATTTGTGAGAGTGTGTTATGTCAGCATAATTGAGGGTGCTTGGTGGTCTATTTGTATAGTGGTCATTCTACTCTGTGGTTTTGCAATATCATTCATTCTGATAATGCTTCATGAACAATCCtcattacatattaattataag GTACCTCTGGTTCCTTTGATTCCGgcattaagcatttttttcaatgtgcTCCTTTTAGTAAATCTTCAAGCTGCCACGTGGTTGAGATTATTAGTTTGGGTAATTGTAG